A DNA window from Molothrus ater isolate BHLD 08-10-18 breed brown headed cowbird chromosome 2, BPBGC_Mater_1.1, whole genome shotgun sequence contains the following coding sequences:
- the ING4 gene encoding inhibitor of growth protein 4, which translates to MAAGMYLEHYLDSIENLPFELQRNFQLMRDLDQRTEDLKSEIDKLATEYISNARTLSSEEKLGLLKQIQEAYGKCKEFGDDKVQLAMQTYEMVDKHIRRLDTDLARFEADLKEKQIESSDYDSSSSKGKKKGRAQKEKKAARARSKGKNSDEEAPKTAQKKLKLVRTSTEYGMPSVTFGNVHPSDVLDMPVDPNEPTYCLCHQVSYGEMIGCDNPDCSIEWFHFACVGLTTKPRGKWFCPRCSQERKKK; encoded by the exons atggcggcggggATGTACCTGGAGCACTACTTGGACA GTATTGAGAACCTGCCATTTGAATTACAGAGAAACTTCCAGCTCATGCGAGATCTGGATCAGAGGACAGAAG ACCTCAAGTCAGAGATCGATAAGTTGGCCACGGAGTATATCAGCAATGCACGGACTTTGtcttcagaggaaaaactgGGGCTTCTCAAGCAGATCCAGGAGGCCTATGGGAAGTGCAAGGAATTTGGGGACGACAAGGTTCAGCTGGCAATGCAGACCTACGAGATG GTGGATAAGCACATCCGGCGGCTGGACACAGACCTCGCTCGCTTTGAAGCAGACCTGAAGGAGAAGCAGATAGAGTCGAGTGACTATGACAGTTCTTCCAGCAAGGGCAAGAAGA AGGGCCGAgcccagaaagagaaaaaagctgcCCGTGCTCGCTCCAAAGGGAAAAACTCTGATGAGGAAGCACCAAAAACTGCCCAAAAGAAACTGAAGCTCGTCCGCAC TAGCACAGAGTACGGGATGCCTTCTGTCACCTTTGGAAATGTGCACCCCTCGGATGTACTGGATATGCCCGTGGACCCCAATGAGCCCACTTACTGCCTCTGCCACCAGGTCTCCTATGGGGAGATGATTGGCTGTGACAACCCAGAT TGTTCCATTGAATGGTTTCATTTTGCCTGTGTGGGTCTGACAACAAAACCAAGAGGAAAATG GTTCTGCCCTCGCTGTTcccaggagaggaagaagaagtAA